From a region of the Nothobranchius furzeri strain GRZ-AD chromosome 12, NfurGRZ-RIMD1, whole genome shotgun sequence genome:
- the LOC107392666 gene encoding LOW QUALITY PROTEIN: ATP synthase membrane subunit K, mitochondrial (The sequence of the model RefSeq protein was modified relative to this genomic sequence to represent the inferred CDS: substituted 1 base at 1 genomic stop codon): MGGHDAGTQHQFTGVAKYFNPSTITGRRNCVLATXASIAAIFLFFKLRPKKQPAVTEK, encoded by the coding sequence ATGGGTGGACACGACGCCGGAACTCAGCACCAGTTCACCGGAGTTGCCAAATACTTCAACCCATCCACGATCACAGGACGGCGGAATTGTGTTTTGGCCACATAAGCCAGCATTGCAGCAATCTTCcttttcttcaaactgaggccCAAGAAACAACCtgctgtcacagaaaagtag